A genome region from Deinococcus sp. KNUC1210 includes the following:
- a CDS encoding PP2C family serine/threonine-protein phosphatase: MRRNATTLLPSAMLTDVGLSRQRGINQDAALVLDLPRGGLYAVADGMGGHAAGELASNLALDQLSSGFLNGKGSSPERLAEAVQAANLAVLRSAVGEFVGMGTTLIALLIERGVGLLAHVGDSRAYLLRGGDLHRLTEDHSWVAEQVRLGHLTEAEARNHQWRSVVSNALGGEERVRLELYGFTLQKNDRLLLCSDGLSSVVDEAELHALLSAGWPPAQTTRQLIDAANAQGGPDNITAIVVDIDQLGGMPSYTLPSRREDGPMYVDLLLSSRRGNSPVTYMALVLVYFTLMGLILYPQHRTPIGTVGLLLLALLLTASMIRNRLKMRDGSLLPDLPIYSAKLQLPGEEAATPLSPDRRRVAPQQHGQELRRLPPSCSQPHSPANRAAPGAVTLRVLCCS, encoded by the coding sequence ATGCGCCGCAATGCGACGACGCTTCTTCCTTCTGCGATGCTCACCGATGTGGGGCTGAGTCGTCAGCGCGGTATCAATCAGGATGCCGCGCTGGTGCTCGACCTTCCTCGTGGAGGTCTGTACGCTGTGGCCGACGGTATGGGCGGCCACGCAGCAGGTGAACTGGCCTCCAATCTGGCCCTCGATCAGCTCAGCAGCGGCTTTCTGAATGGCAAAGGCTCGTCGCCGGAGCGGCTGGCCGAGGCGGTACAGGCGGCCAATCTGGCGGTGCTGAGGAGCGCCGTGGGCGAGTTCGTCGGCATGGGCACCACCCTGATCGCGCTGCTGATCGAGCGCGGTGTGGGGCTGCTCGCACATGTCGGCGACTCGCGGGCCTATCTGCTGCGGGGCGGCGACCTCCACCGATTGACCGAAGACCATTCGTGGGTGGCCGAACAGGTGCGGCTGGGCCACCTGACCGAAGCCGAGGCCCGCAACCACCAGTGGCGCAGCGTGGTCAGCAACGCGCTGGGCGGCGAGGAGCGCGTGCGGCTGGAACTGTACGGCTTTACGCTCCAGAAGAACGACCGCCTGCTGCTGTGCAGCGACGGCCTGAGCAGCGTGGTCGATGAGGCCGAGCTGCATGCGCTGCTGTCTGCTGGCTGGCCCCCCGCTCAGACCACCCGCCAGCTGATCGACGCGGCCAATGCCCAGGGCGGCCCCGACAACATCACCGCCATCGTGGTCGATATCGATCAGCTCGGCGGAATGCCCAGCTACACGCTGCCCAGCCGCCGGGAAGACGGCCCGATGTACGTCGATCTGCTGCTGAGTTCGCGGCGCGGCAACAGTCCGGTAACGTACATGGCGCTGGTGCTGGTGTACTTCACGCTGATGGGGCTGATCCTGTACCCGCAGCACCGCACCCCCATCGGTACCGTCGGGCTGCTGCTGCTCGCCCTGCTGCTGACCGCCTCGATGATCCGCAACCGCCTGAAGATGCGCGACGGTTCGCTGCTGCCCGACCTGCCGATCTATTCGGCCAAGCTTCAGTTGCCGGGAGAAGAGGCGGCGACTCCGCTCAGCCCGGACCGCCGCCGGGTGGCCCCCCAACAGCATGGGCAAGAACTGAGACGACTTCCGCCGAGCTGTTCGCAGCCACACAGCCCAGCGAACAGAGCAGCACCCGGAGCCGTGACGCTCCGGGTGCTGTGCTGTTCGTAG
- a CDS encoding CAP domain-containing protein, whose translation MPHVSLLADASSQAPLDVLFDSGLPSQASVEWRFGDGEQDRGTSVHHIFYLPGQYTVEVSMSLSGHQYRATIPVQVRSSGPERAAAVVLLDDTGLSLALGSQGSVVYAPATPRFVLDGQVVGGARQPLRAGAHSVQVTVRGASGPLEQQVSFHSGPVQRRPDYDAEVMRLTNQARAAGWDCARQANGGPARAPLTENAQLAAAARAQSSSMALNGYFDHRSAVDGSMPDARIRASGYLPARDAENIAAGQLSPQEVVKAWLKSPGHCANIMGDYREIGVSYVHLEGSPSLDYWTQEFGTQSKMGS comes from the coding sequence GTGCCTCATGTGTCCCTCCTCGCCGATGCCAGTTCGCAGGCACCGCTCGACGTGCTGTTCGACAGCGGACTTCCTTCACAGGCTTCGGTTGAGTGGAGGTTCGGAGACGGTGAACAGGACCGTGGAACCTCTGTTCATCATATCTTCTACCTGCCGGGGCAGTATACCGTCGAGGTCTCGATGTCGTTGTCGGGCCACCAGTACCGCGCCACCATCCCGGTTCAGGTGCGTTCCAGCGGCCCTGAACGGGCGGCGGCAGTGGTCCTGCTGGACGATACCGGGCTGTCGCTGGCGCTCGGCAGCCAGGGCAGCGTGGTGTATGCCCCGGCCACGCCGCGCTTCGTGCTCGACGGTCAGGTCGTCGGGGGCGCTCGTCAGCCGCTGCGGGCAGGAGCGCACAGCGTCCAGGTGACGGTGCGCGGGGCCTCGGGGCCGCTGGAACAGCAGGTGTCGTTTCACAGCGGCCCGGTGCAGCGCCGACCCGACTACGACGCCGAGGTGATGCGCCTGACCAACCAGGCCCGCGCCGCTGGCTGGGACTGTGCCAGGCAGGCCAACGGCGGCCCGGCCCGCGCCCCGCTGACAGAAAATGCCCAGCTTGCCGCCGCCGCCCGTGCCCAGAGCAGCAGCATGGCCCTGAACGGCTATTTCGACCACCGCAGCGCGGTAGACGGCAGCATGCCGGACGCCCGCATCCGTGCCAGCGGATACCTGCCCGCCCGCGACGCCGAGAACATCGCGGCGGGGCAGCTCAGCCCGCAGGAGGTGGTCAAGGCGTGGCTGAAATCGCCGGGGCACTGCGCCAACATCATGGGTGACTACCGAGAGATCGGCGTGTCGTATGTGCATCTGGAGGGCAGCCCCTCGCTGGATTACTGGACGCAGGAGTTCGGCACGCAGTCGAAGATGGGGAGCTAG
- a CDS encoding DR2241 family protein — MRSLVLIGHGSHLNPESAAAVYRYAELLRQRQVFDEVVEGYWKEEPSLRQVLRTCASTDVTIIPMFISEGYFTETVIPRELGLGHQGPVPPEGVARTLGGRTVRYTLPYGVHPAMTEVILERAREVLPDADGSDTALIIIGHGTTRNENSNKVVHHNAALLRERGIFSEVHALFLDEEPKVTGWRERVSARRVVMVPFFASEGWHTLETIPEDLSLEGTVTTFTAEDGQEGQGEQTVYYARPVGTHPAVADVIVQLALEARGASVSGGDHATEHRAAWSALLERARQGLRMGEIVVQFQNGLYEIRHALDEGRSAETLTTLVTPEGLRDHTRLDERGEHRPVHTLRNLRRGWRAVVTEDDLPHAVHTLYPAVVEEGYAYSTHNLRPTPWPTTAKRQTGIYARVQKATPEQVEHVAQDVCGGCLKTRIWAGQRLSQTFLDGVPGAIPCAEACTFLVAEIREEVAGKRGQGGGHH, encoded by the coding sequence GTGCGCTCCCTGGTACTCATCGGACATGGTTCCCACCTCAACCCCGAATCGGCGGCGGCAGTTTACCGCTACGCTGAACTGCTGCGGCAGCGGCAGGTTTTCGACGAGGTGGTCGAGGGCTACTGGAAGGAAGAACCGAGTCTGCGGCAGGTGCTGAGAACCTGCGCTTCCACCGACGTGACCATCATTCCGATGTTCATCTCGGAGGGCTACTTCACCGAAACGGTCATTCCCCGCGAACTGGGTCTGGGCCACCAGGGGCCAGTGCCGCCCGAAGGTGTGGCCCGCACGCTGGGAGGCCGCACGGTGCGCTACACGCTGCCCTACGGCGTCCATCCGGCCATGACCGAGGTGATTCTGGAACGCGCCCGCGAGGTGCTGCCAGATGCCGACGGAAGCGATACGGCCCTGATCATCATCGGGCACGGCACGACCCGCAACGAAAACAGCAACAAGGTGGTTCATCACAACGCGGCCCTGCTGCGGGAACGCGGCATCTTCAGCGAGGTGCACGCGCTGTTTCTGGATGAGGAACCCAAGGTGACCGGGTGGCGGGAACGCGTCTCGGCGCGGCGGGTGGTGATGGTGCCGTTTTTCGCCTCCGAAGGCTGGCACACGCTGGAAACCATTCCCGAAGACCTGAGTCTGGAAGGCACCGTGACCACCTTCACTGCCGAGGACGGACAGGAAGGACAGGGCGAGCAGACGGTGTATTACGCCCGTCCGGTCGGCACGCATCCGGCAGTCGCCGACGTGATCGTGCAACTGGCTCTGGAAGCACGTGGAGCCAGCGTGTCGGGCGGCGACCATGCCACCGAGCACCGCGCCGCCTGGAGCGCCCTGCTGGAACGCGCCCGCCAGGGCCTGAGAATGGGCGAGATCGTGGTTCAGTTCCAGAACGGCCTGTACGAGATACGGCACGCCCTCGACGAGGGCCGCAGCGCCGAAACCCTGACCACGCTCGTGACCCCCGAGGGTCTGCGCGACCATACCCGCCTGGATGAACGCGGCGAACACCGCCCGGTGCATACCCTCCGGAACCTGCGGCGCGGCTGGCGGGCGGTCGTCACCGAGGACGACCTGCCCCACGCCGTCCACACGCTGTATCCGGCCGTGGTGGAAGAGGGCTACGCCTACAGCACCCACAATCTGCGCCCGACACCCTGGCCCACCACCGCCAAGCGGCAGACCGGTATCTATGCCCGCGTGCAGAAGGCCACGCCCGAACAGGTCGAGCACGTGGCGCAGGATGTGTGCGGCGGCTGCCTCAAGACCCGCATCTGGGCCGGACAGCGCCTGAGTCAGACCTTCCTCGACGGCGTACCGGGCGCGATTCCCTGCGCCGAAGCCTGCACCTTCCTGGTCGCCGAGATCCGCGAAGAGGTGGCAGGCAAACGCGGGCAGGGCGGCGGGCACCACTAG
- the sufU gene encoding Fe-S cluster assembly sulfur transfer protein SufU — MLSETLARELIAAHSRRPHHFGALEGAPSLPLDNPGCGDRVTVWVKLDGETLHLSFEGQGCAISQASASMMADALDGKTRSEAQALSAAFHAMISGETPPGSELGELQALAGVSRLHARRKCALLAWRALGALL, encoded by the coding sequence ATGCTTTCCGAAACGCTGGCCCGCGAGCTGATCGCCGCGCATTCCAGGCGACCGCACCACTTCGGCGCGCTGGAGGGTGCGCCCTCGCTGCCACTTGACAATCCCGGCTGCGGCGACCGGGTGACGGTGTGGGTGAAACTGGACGGCGAAACGCTGCACCTCAGCTTCGAGGGCCAGGGCTGCGCCATCAGCCAGGCGAGCGCCTCGATGATGGCCGACGCGCTGGACGGCAAAACCCGCAGCGAGGCGCAGGCCCTGAGCGCCGCCTTCCACGCCATGATTTCCGGCGAAACGCCGCCGGGCAGCGAGCTGGGAGAGTTACAGGCCCTGGCCGGAGTCAGTAGGCTGCACGCGAGGCGAAAATGTGCGCTGCTGGCCTGGCGGGCGCTCGGCGCCCTGCTGTAA
- a CDS encoding pseudouridine-5'-phosphate glycosidase: protein MNTSTTAVNPNLDYTPEVRDALHAGRAVVALESTIISHGMPYPQNVQTAREVEEVVRQHGAVPATIAVLGGRIKVGLNSAELELLATDKGVQKISTRDLPHTVAMGLHGATTVATTMRIAHLAGIRVFATGGTGGVHRGAASTMDISADLTELSHSEVCVVSAGVKSILDIGLTLEYLETLGVPVLTLGSAEFPAFYSRQSGFASPLSVNTPEEVARVLRAKWGLCRPEGSAGQEGGVLLANPIPEGAEIARAEIDPHIQQALSDMNALGIVGKDTTPYLLGRIVEITEGRSLSANIALVKNNAAVAAQVAEAYAGQGLN, encoded by the coding sequence ATGAATACGAGTACGACTGCGGTGAATCCCAATCTCGATTACACCCCTGAAGTGCGCGACGCGCTGCACGCGGGCCGCGCGGTCGTGGCGCTGGAAAGCACCATCATCAGCCACGGCATGCCGTATCCGCAGAATGTCCAGACGGCCCGCGAGGTGGAAGAGGTGGTGCGCCAGCACGGTGCGGTGCCCGCGACCATCGCGGTGCTGGGCGGGCGGATCAAGGTGGGCCTGAACAGCGCTGAACTCGAACTGCTCGCCACAGACAAGGGCGTACAGAAGATCAGTACCCGCGACCTGCCCCATACCGTGGCGATGGGCCTGCATGGAGCGACCACCGTCGCCACCACCATGCGAATCGCCCACCTCGCGGGCATCCGGGTCTTTGCTACGGGCGGCACAGGCGGCGTACACCGGGGCGCGGCGAGCACTATGGACATCAGCGCCGACCTGACCGAACTGAGCCACAGCGAGGTGTGTGTGGTCAGCGCGGGCGTCAAGAGCATTCTCGATATCGGACTGACGCTGGAATATCTGGAAACGCTGGGCGTGCCGGTCCTGACGCTTGGCAGCGCCGAGTTCCCCGCGTTTTACAGCCGACAGAGCGGGTTTGCCAGCCCCCTGAGCGTGAATACCCCCGAGGAAGTCGCGCGGGTGTTGCGGGCCAAATGGGGTCTGTGCCGACCGGAAGGCAGCGCGGGCCAGGAAGGCGGTGTGCTGCTTGCCAATCCGATTCCAGAAGGAGCCGAGATTGCGCGTGCCGAGATCGACCCACATATCCAGCAGGCTCTGAGCGATATGAACGCTCTGGGCATCGTGGGCAAGGACACCACGCCGTATCTGCTGGGGCGCATCGTGGAAATCACGGAGGGCCGCAGCCTGAGCGCCAACATCGCCCTGGTCAAGAACAATGCTGCGGTAGCGGCGCAGGTGGCCGAAGCCTACGCGGGCCAGGGGCTGAACTGA
- a CDS encoding YpdA family putative bacillithiol disulfide reductase has translation MVDVAIVGGGPVGLAAAIGAKRAGLSYVVLEKGCVVNAIFDYPTYMSFFTTAPELEIGNHPMVTGHDKPDRKDALMYYRLVAQREALNIRQYTEVTRVHAAPAGFTLEVEAKDGSGAVVEARRVVVATGYYDNPLHIGIPGEDGENVSHYYTEAHPFWGLNVTVIGAGNSAADAALDLWRGGAKVSMVVRAPELKKTIKYWVRPDLENRIKEGSITAYFESQVQEILADHVLVQRTDGSTFRLPTDYTFALTGYRPDLSFLDGLNLATQPDECLVLTEQYESSVPGLFVVGSAGFAGKTNQVFIENGRFHAEHAIAEIDRQLKEQEAAVGV, from the coding sequence ATGGTAGATGTGGCAATTGTTGGAGGCGGCCCGGTGGGTCTGGCGGCGGCGATCGGGGCCAAGCGGGCAGGCCTGAGCTATGTGGTGCTCGAAAAGGGCTGCGTGGTCAATGCAATCTTTGACTACCCCACCTACATGTCGTTTTTCACCACCGCGCCCGAACTGGAAATCGGCAATCATCCGATGGTGACGGGCCACGACAAGCCCGACCGCAAGGACGCGCTGATGTATTACCGGCTGGTGGCGCAGCGCGAAGCTCTGAACATCCGGCAGTACACCGAGGTGACGCGCGTTCACGCGGCTCCGGCGGGCTTCACGCTGGAAGTGGAAGCCAAGGACGGCAGCGGCGCGGTGGTGGAAGCGCGGCGGGTGGTGGTGGCGACCGGGTATTACGACAATCCGCTGCACATCGGGATTCCCGGTGAAGACGGCGAGAACGTCTCGCACTACTACACCGAGGCACACCCATTCTGGGGCCTGAACGTGACGGTGATCGGCGCGGGCAACAGTGCCGCCGACGCCGCCCTCGACCTGTGGCGCGGCGGAGCCAAGGTGAGCATGGTGGTCCGTGCGCCAGAGCTGAAAAAAACCATCAAATACTGGGTGCGGCCCGATCTGGAAAACCGCATCAAGGAAGGCAGCATCACGGCGTATTTCGAGTCGCAGGTGCAGGAGATCCTTGCCGACCACGTACTGGTGCAGCGCACAGACGGCAGCACCTTCCGCTTGCCCACCGACTACACCTTTGCCCTGACCGGTTATCGCCCGGACCTGAGCTTTCTGGACGGCCTGAATCTGGCAACCCAGCCCGACGAATGTCTGGTGTTGACCGAACAGTACGAAAGTAGCGTACCGGGGCTGTTCGTGGTGGGCAGCGCGGGCTTTGCAGGCAAAACGAATCAGGTCTTCATCGAGAACGGGCGCTTCCATGCCGAGCACGCTATCGCCGAGATTGACCGGCAACTGAAGGAGCAGGAAGCGGCAGTGGGGGTATAG
- a CDS encoding MFS transporter, which translates to MTEPSPSSSAPKRPPLLFLMVAAFLFSMGFALVFPVLPFIVAHYVPHTGQQAAMIGFLGATYALCSFFGSPVLGALSDAYGRRPVLMLTLAGSAIGYVIFGIGGSLFMLFLGRIIDGLCAGGMSAMFGYVADTTPEEERGKVFGQIGAVIGAGFIIGPAIGGWLSRYGLSVPMFAAAAVCTLNLLWGLLILPESLPPERRQKHFDASHLNPLTQLSGALAYPVVRRLIVVSMLFILPFSLMQIALSLLARDTLHWGPAQVSSTFIAVGVCDIIAQGVLLPFLLRRLGERGVALLGLSFGVIGMACMALLPIFPVSVLLYFSVVLFATGEGIFNASLSAILSNAAPPEAQGRVQGGAGAFSSLAQVVGPLGGGQLYARFSATPTFGIGAGLILAALGLLGIQGPAPAAKTQPQA; encoded by the coding sequence ATGACAGAGCCTTCCCCCTCCAGTTCCGCCCCCAAACGGCCCCCCCTGCTCTTTTTGATGGTGGCGGCCTTCCTCTTCTCGATGGGCTTCGCGCTGGTGTTTCCGGTGTTGCCCTTTATCGTGGCGCACTATGTGCCGCACACCGGGCAACAGGCCGCCATGATCGGCTTTCTTGGTGCGACCTACGCGCTGTGTTCGTTCTTCGGGTCGCCCGTGCTGGGCGCACTCAGCGACGCGTATGGTCGCCGCCCGGTCCTGATGCTCACGCTGGCAGGGTCAGCCATCGGATACGTCATCTTCGGCATCGGCGGCAGCCTGTTCATGCTCTTTCTGGGCCGCATCATCGACGGTCTGTGCGCGGGCGGCATGAGCGCCATGTTCGGCTACGTGGCCGACACCACCCCCGAAGAAGAGCGCGGCAAGGTCTTCGGACAGATCGGCGCAGTGATCGGTGCCGGATTCATCATCGGCCCGGCCATCGGCGGCTGGCTGTCGCGCTACGGCCTGAGCGTGCCGATGTTTGCGGCGGCTGCCGTCTGCACCCTGAACCTGCTGTGGGGCCTGCTGATTCTGCCGGAAAGCCTGCCTCCCGAACGCCGCCAGAAGCACTTCGACGCCTCGCACCTCAACCCCTTGACCCAGCTTTCGGGCGCACTGGCCTACCCGGTGGTTCGCCGCCTGATCGTGGTCAGCATGCTCTTTATCCTGCCGTTCTCGCTGATGCAGATCGCGCTGTCTCTGCTGGCCCGCGACACGCTGCACTGGGGACCGGCACAGGTCAGCAGCACCTTTATCGCGGTTGGTGTGTGCGACATCATCGCTCAGGGCGTGCTGCTGCCCTTCCTGCTCCGGCGACTGGGCGAACGCGGCGTGGCGCTGCTGGGTCTGAGCTTCGGCGTCATCGGAATGGCGTGTATGGCGCTGTTGCCCATCTTCCCGGTCAGCGTCCTGCTGTATTTCAGCGTGGTGCTGTTCGCCACCGGAGAAGGCATCTTCAATGCGTCGCTGAGCGCCATTCTGTCCAATGCCGCGCCGCCCGAAGCGCAGGGCAGAGTGCAGGGCGGTGCGGGCGCGTTCAGTTCGCTGGCGCAGGTGGTGGGCCCGCTGGGCGGCGGGCAGCTGTACGCACGCTTCTCGGCCACCCCCACCTTCGGCATCGGTGCGGGCCTGATTCTGGCCGCCCTGGGACTGCTGGGCATCCAGGGTCCAGCTCCTGCCGCCAAGACCCAGCCTCAGGCATAA
- a CDS encoding helix-turn-helix domain-containing protein — protein MSFQEFLPDARLQPLVRSYWQVSEYHDVSQQEHRFLPERSVRLTFYAGQSWQASTPLGELEPMPQAVLFGLTLTPQRVVSVGLTRALGVELYPWGARQLFGWEFGQYTLDLSRDHPWLCRAVCALIALNAWDEARQMVEEWLLSLLSQQGQALQSGAQAAIQLYRSLGSARIGTLATELNLSQRHLERLFVQEVGVNAKTLARLIRFEEIHNRLWLDPYLPLAPLAYDLGFADQAHLTREFRTLADMTPRKFAQSTLLRVRTLTDAVNADRLLTAASSPADT, from the coding sequence GTGTCCTTTCAGGAATTTCTGCCCGACGCGAGACTGCAACCGCTGGTGCGGTCTTACTGGCAGGTAAGCGAGTACCACGACGTTTCGCAGCAGGAACACCGCTTTCTGCCGGAACGCTCGGTGCGTCTGACCTTCTATGCCGGACAGTCATGGCAGGCGTCGACACCGCTCGGAGAACTGGAGCCGATGCCCCAGGCCGTGCTGTTCGGGCTGACCCTTACGCCGCAGCGCGTGGTATCGGTGGGCCTGACGCGGGCGCTGGGTGTGGAACTGTACCCCTGGGGAGCGCGGCAACTGTTCGGCTGGGAATTCGGACAGTACACGCTGGATCTCAGCCGCGACCACCCGTGGCTGTGCCGGGCGGTGTGCGCCCTGATCGCGCTGAATGCCTGGGACGAGGCGCGGCAGATGGTGGAAGAGTGGCTGCTGAGTCTGCTGAGTCAACAGGGACAGGCACTTCAGAGCGGCGCACAGGCGGCTATTCAGCTGTACCGCTCGCTGGGCAGCGCACGTATCGGCACGCTGGCGACCGAATTGAACCTGAGCCAGCGGCACCTGGAACGGCTGTTCGTGCAGGAAGTCGGCGTGAACGCCAAGACCCTGGCCCGGCTGATCCGCTTCGAGGAAATCCACAACCGCCTGTGGCTCGATCCGTATCTGCCGCTGGCACCGCTGGCCTACGACCTCGGCTTTGCAGATCAGGCGCACCTGACCCGCGAATTCCGCACACTCGCCGACATGACGCCCCGGAAGTTTGCCCAGTCCACCCTGCTGCGCGTCAGAACCCTGACCGACGCCGTCAACGCTGACCGGCTCCTGACGGCGGCCTCCAGTCCGGCAGACACCTGA
- the fumC gene encoding class II fumarate hydratase produces the protein MTDTASKTRTESDTMGSLEVAADRYWGAQTERSIHNFPIGRDTFVMGRPIVRALGILKKGAAQANAELGELPQDVAALIVQAADEVIAGRLDDHFPLVVFQTGSGTQSNMNANEVISNRAIELAGGVMGSKAPVHPNDHVNRGQSSNDTFPTAMHIAVVLELRERLYSSVGKLRDTLHAKAEEYAGLVKVGRTHLQDATPITLGQEIGGWVAQLDYALSEVRHSEAGLYDLAIGGTAVGTGLNAHPEFGDLAARKYELETGVPFRSAANKFAALSAHDALVQTSAALRTLAGALMKMANDVRWLASGPRNGIGEIVIPENEPGSSIMPGKVNPTQSEAMTMVATRVFGNDATVAFAGSQGNFQLNVFKPVMVHAVLESIRLISDASLAFNDNCAAGIEPNVAKIEHNLSINLMQVTALNRHIGYDKAAAIAKKAHKEGLSLKEAALKLGYVTDEEFTAWVVPLEMTHS, from the coding sequence ATGACCGACACCGCCAGCAAGACCCGTACCGAATCCGACACCATGGGCAGCCTTGAGGTCGCCGCAGATCGTTACTGGGGCGCACAGACCGAGCGCAGCATCCACAACTTCCCGATAGGCCGCGACACCTTCGTGATGGGCCGCCCCATCGTGCGGGCGCTGGGCATCCTGAAGAAGGGAGCGGCACAGGCCAACGCCGAACTGGGCGAGCTGCCGCAGGACGTGGCCGCGCTGATCGTCCAGGCCGCCGATGAGGTGATCGCGGGCCGACTGGACGATCACTTCCCGCTGGTGGTCTTCCAGACCGGAAGCGGCACCCAGAGCAACATGAACGCCAACGAGGTCATCTCCAACCGCGCCATCGAACTGGCGGGCGGCGTCATGGGCAGCAAGGCTCCGGTGCATCCCAACGACCATGTGAACCGGGGCCAGAGCAGCAACGACACCTTCCCGACCGCCATGCATATCGCGGTGGTGCTGGAACTGCGCGAGCGGCTGTACAGCAGCGTGGGCAAGCTGCGCGACACGCTGCATGCCAAAGCCGAGGAGTACGCCGGGCTGGTCAAGGTGGGCCGCACGCACCTTCAGGACGCCACGCCCATCACGCTGGGCCAGGAGATCGGTGGCTGGGTGGCGCAGCTCGACTACGCCCTGTCGGAGGTGCGTCACTCGGAGGCGGGCCTGTACGATCTGGCGATTGGCGGCACGGCGGTTGGAACGGGGTTAAATGCCCATCCCGAGTTCGGTGATCTGGCGGCCCGGAAGTACGAGCTGGAAACCGGCGTGCCGTTTCGCAGCGCGGCCAACAAGTTCGCGGCCCTGAGCGCCCACGACGCCCTCGTTCAGACGTCGGCGGCGCTGCGAACCCTCGCCGGTGCCCTGATGAAGATGGCGAACGACGTGCGCTGGCTGGCGAGCGGGCCGCGCAACGGCATCGGTGAGATCGTCATTCCCGAGAACGAACCCGGCAGCAGCATCATGCCGGGCAAGGTCAATCCCACCCAGAGCGAGGCCATGACGATGGTCGCCACCCGTGTCTTCGGCAACGATGCCACCGTCGCCTTTGCCGGGTCGCAGGGAAACTTTCAGCTCAACGTCTTCAAGCCGGTCATGGTACATGCCGTGCTGGAAAGCATCCGCCTGATCTCGGACGCGTCGCTGGCCTTCAACGACAACTGCGCCGCTGGCATCGAACCGAACGTGGCGAAGATCGAGCACAATCTGAGCATCAATCTGATGCAGGTGACGGCGCTGAACCGGCATATCGGTTACGACAAGGCCGCCGCCATCGCCAAGAAAGCGCACAAGGAAGGGCTGAGCCTCAAGGAAGCCGCGCTGAAGCTGGGCTACGTGACCGACGAGGAATTCACGGCCTGGGTGGTGCCGCTGGAGATGACCCACAGCTGA
- a CDS encoding tachylectin-related carbohydrate-binding protein, producing MFSRLTVSTLLALSALAPVAQAQSAPRPAIIYGILPGGDLNWYRHNANLTGGGLQDAGSWNASSGKTVGIGWNGMKEVFPGDNGVIYAITPNGDLKWYKHTANLTGGGLQDAGSWNASSGKTVGIGWNEFVKVFSGGNGVIYGILPNGDLKWYRHTAYLTGGGLQDAGSWNPTSGKTVGIGWNGFKDVFSGGNGIIYGILPNGDLKWYRHAAYLTGGGLQDAGSWNPTSGKTVGVGWNGFNQVFSTGKGIMYGILPNGDLKWYRHTAYLTGGGLQDAGSWNPTSGKTVGVGWNSFLTVFGF from the coding sequence ATGTTCTCAAGATTGACCGTCTCGACCCTGCTGGCTCTGAGCGCTCTTGCCCCTGTGGCACAGGCCCAGAGCGCTCCTCGCCCCGCCATCATCTACGGCATTCTGCCGGGCGGCGACCTCAACTGGTACAGGCACAATGCCAATCTGACGGGCGGCGGTCTTCAGGACGCTGGTTCCTGGAATGCGTCGAGCGGCAAGACCGTCGGTATCGGCTGGAACGGGATGAAAGAGGTGTTTCCGGGCGACAACGGCGTGATCTACGCCATCACGCCGAACGGCGACCTGAAGTGGTACAAGCACACTGCCAATCTGACGGGCGGCGGTCTTCAGGACGCTGGTTCCTGGAATGCGTCGAGCGGCAAGACGGTCGGCATCGGCTGGAATGAGTTCGTGAAGGTGTTTTCGGGCGGAAACGGCGTCATCTACGGCATTTTGCCGAACGGCGACCTGAAGTGGTATCGCCACACGGCCTACCTGACGGGCGGCGGCCTTCAGGATGCAGGCTCGTGGAACCCCACGAGTGGCAAAACCGTCGGCATCGGCTGGAACGGCTTCAAGGACGTGTTCTCGGGTGGAAACGGCATCATCTACGGCATCCTGCCGAACGGCGACCTGAAATGGTATCGCCACGCGGCCTACCTGACGGGCGGCGGCCTCCAGGATGCAGGCTCGTGGAACCCCACGAGTGGCAAAACCGTCGGCGTCGGCTGGAACGGCTTCAATCAGGTCTTCTCGACTGGAAAGGGCATCATGTACGGCATTTTGCCGAACGGCGATCTGAAGTGGTATCGCCACACGGCCTACCTGACGGGTGGCGGCCTTCAGGATGCAGGTTCGTGGAACCCCACGAGCGGCAAGACCGTCGGTGTCGGCTGGAACAGCTTCCTGACAGTCTTCGGCTTCTGA